GTGCTGGAGCTCTGTCTGGCCTCGCGCCGCCGAAACGCGCCAGGGCGAGAAGTCCGGACAATATCGCATGAAGAACGATTGCCGGCCACAAGAGCTTCCCGCCGCCTTGCCCGCTGATCGCCACTTCCGCGAGCACGAGTGTCGCGAGCACGCTGTAAACCAGCATCCCCAAGTAGGGCCCGTCCCGAGTTGACGATCTGCTTGGCCAGCAAGCGATGCCAAGAGCGATAAGTGCGGCTCCGCCTATGCGCGCCACCGTCACTCCGGTCTTGTCCAATGGAGCTGCTAGGAGGAGCGTCGCGACCATAGCCGGCGTTGCAATGAGTGCCAGTCCCGTTGCAGCTTCCAGGATCGCCGTGACTGCGAGCAAGCGCCGACGCTCAAGTTGAACGCTCATGGCCTGAAGTTGCAGACTTTTACGACAGCCTCCTTCGGCAGGGACGCCGAAGTTCATTTCGGCCAGCCCTATTTGAAGGCCCTTCGCATGCGAGGGCCATCGGGCGAAATACCGAGCGCGATGCGGCATTCGGAGGTCTTTGAATCGCTTTGGGGTGCGCTTCTCGCAACGCCCCTTCTTTCCAGAAGAAGTGAACAGTCGGTCGTCTTTCCTGAGCTCAAATCAGCGAAAGCATGTCTGACTAGGGATTTCTCCTAATGGCGGGTGCGCTGCTTCTGTCCTGATATAAGCACGACATGTAATCCGACCCGAAAGGCGAGAGACAATGAAAGAGTTCTTCCTGCTCGGGGTGGCGTTGCTGGCCGTCCCGTCGCTCGCCTCCGCGCAGCGCGTCCACCGTTCATCAACCACAGTGCACAGGAGCGGTACGACCGTTCATCGATCGACAACGACCGTCAAACGCACCGGCCACGGTCACGCAAATTATCATCGCCCGGTGGCGGGTCATCCGGTCTATCATCCGGGCAATTGGAACCGAGCGGTGGTTCATGGCGGCGTTTATCACTACCCGCATGGCTACAGCTATCACCGGTGGACGGTCGGCCGTCCGTTGGCGCGCGTCTTCCTGACGCCGGCCTATTATTATGCGGGCTACGCGGCACTGGGTCTGATGGCGCCCCCGCCGAATTATCAATGGATTCGCTACGGTCCGGATTTGATGCTGGTCAACCTTGCCACGGGCAACGTCGTAGACATACGATACGGAGTATTCGGGTGATCGATGCCTACAACGGTGGGGGGACCGCGTGGGATTTCGACGGTGATGCTTCAGCCTCGCGAGCCTGAACAGCCGCGCCCGACGCCGGACCGGGATTCTCGACCCGTCGAGCTGGGTGCGTCGAACAATGGGCGCGCTTGCGAGCGCATTGCCGGCTTGCCGCCTCTGGCTTGCATTGTCGGCGCGCCGCGCTGTGGAACGACGACCTACGCGCGATGGTTGCGACGTCGGCCCGAGGTCTGCTTTTCCAAGATCAAAGAGCCACACTTCTTCACGCTTGCCGATCTGCGCGACGCATCGGACGCCGAAGTTCCGACGATGCTCATGGAGCTTTATGTCGACCGGTTCTTCCCGCACCGGGAGGCCGCGACGGAGCTACTCGCTGAAGGATCGGTATCGTATCTTTACGCGCCTGAGCGGCTGCGGCCCATGCTCAAGGTTTGGCCGAACGCGAAGTTCATCATCGCTCTTCGCGACCCGTTCGCGATGCTGCCATCAGTTCACCAGAGACTGCTGTTTCAGGGCGACGAGGTAGTCAAAGATTTCGCGAGCGCCTGGCGTCTCCAGAAGGCGCGGCGAGAGGGACGCAGCATACCGCGCAGCTGCATCGATGCGCGCCAGCTTCAATATCTCGAAGTAGCCCGGCTCGGCGAGCATGTCCGCCGGATGTTCGCGACGGTTGGGCGAGAGAACTGTCACGTCATACTGTTCGACGATCTGCAGAACGATCCCACCAGCACCTATCTCGAGCTGCTGGAATTTCTCGGGCTTGAGGATGACGGATTCCGTGACTTCAGTGTAAACCGGCCGTCGCGCAGCTTTCGCTATGGCTGGCTTCAGCGGCTTCTGAAGCGGCCGACATTTCTTACGAAGAACGCACTCGCGGGACAATCCTTCAAGTACCGCTTTGCCGCCGCACCGGCCAAGCCTAGCTCGCTGATCGAGCGCGCGCTGACGCGGGCCCGGCGCAAACTGCTGAAGTGGAACCAGCGAGTGGTGAAGACACACAATCTGCCGCCGGAACTGCAAGAGGAAATCCGGGAACTTCTGAGCGATGATGTGCAAGGTCTGGCGAAGCTGATCGGCCGAGATCTTAGCCATTGGCTGGGCGGAAAGAGCGACGACGGCCTGAGCAAGATGACGCCGGAGATTTCCCGGCGTGCTTCCAGCGCCGCCTGATCGACAGCCGCTACCGAATTTACCTGAGTTCTGTATCCCCGCAGACCGCGGTTCATCACGTATTAACTTAGGGGTTAATGCGGATGTCGCAGCGCATTACGCCGAGGCATGAGGGCCTTCTTTGAGAGGAAGGATGCGATCATGCGCAAATCAAACATTGCCTACCGGAATGTACTGCTTGCCTCGGTGCTTGCCGTCGGGGGACTATCCCTCAGCGCGTGCGCGACGGAAGACTATGTGAACAAGCAGGTTGCGACCGTAAACGCCCGTGTCGACCAGACGGACTCCAGGCTCGGCGCTCTCGAAGGCCGTGTGAACGAAGTCTCGCAGAAGGCGGACGGTGCCATGAGCGCGGCGCAGCAGGCCGGAAGCGCGGCTCAGCAGGCCGGTAGTGCGGCGCAGGCCGCCTCCGCCGACGCGGCGCGCGCCAACGGGCGGCTGGACAAGGTCGAGGCCGAAGTGGCTCACCTGGAGCACCACCATGCGCACAAGACGTGGCGCGATGTAAGCCAGAGGAAGTCGCATTCCAAGAAGGCGCATTCGAAGAAGTCGCATTCGAAGAAAGCGGCCAAGAAGGGCTAACGCCGCTGCGTTAGGTCTGATCGATAGGGCTGCCTTTCCGGCAGCCCTATTCACATCCCGCGACTAGATCGGCGCGCTCGTGCCGCGCGGAGTGCCGACGTATCGAACACGACCTGATCGTAATGCCAAAGCTGCTCGAACAATATGCGGGCGGTTTGGCGCTCCGCCTCGTTTGTGGCGATGTCGCCGATCGCTTTCACACCGTCGATGCGCTCGAAGATTTCTCGCTGAGGCGCTTCGATCGGAAAGTAGATATCGGTGAAGGTGTGCCCCTGGTTGATCAGCACCGCCGCAGCGTTCGGGGGTAGGCGTTCCTCGACCATGATCGTCCGCGGCAGGCGGATCGGCACATAGTCGAGCCAGCTCTCACCTTCGAAGACCACCTGACGGTCACGTTTGCGATCCCGCCGGTACGCCACCAGACTGTGCCGGATCATCGAACCCCGGAAGAGTTCGAGTGCGGCGTACCGCTCTTCGGCGGGCAGCCGCATGATCCGCGGTCGATGAGGTGAGCGAACCATCGCCCCGCACGTCGGCAGGTATGGCGCTTGATTTGCCCATCTCGCGAACTCAAGGTCTGCCGACCGCAGCAGCTCAAAGACTTGCGGCACCGAATAAGCGCGGTCCTGCGGGTTGAGCAACGCGTCCGCGAGGCCGGCCGGGGTGCGGAAGTCCGGAACCTTGCCAAGCAATGGAACGAGTGGGTGATCCGGGGGCAGCGCATTCAGGCTTTCGGCTAGGTCGCGAAGGTCCGCGACGCCGGTGCCGATGCCGAGGCGGCGGCAATAGTCCTGAAGCATGTAGATGCCGGTGCGACCGTAAGGCGCGTAAAGCATCAACTGCAGGGCGCCGTCTGGCTGAAGCGCGTCAGCCAGGGCGCGAAGCCCGGTCGCAGGATCGGGGAGATGGTGAAGCACACCCGTGCACACGATATGATCGAAGCTGCGACCGAGTTCACCAACAAGTTCGATCGATAGTTGCTGCAGTTCGAGATTGTGGATGCTGTGTTTACGCTTGAGCTTCGCCGTGGCGTCGATGCTGGACTGGCTGAAGTCGATCCCGGTCACGCGCGCTCTGGGCCAGCGGAGCGCATGCTTCGCGGCTTGCGACGTTCCGCAGCCGGCGATCAATATGGTGCGATCGTCGCGATAAGGTTCGCCTGGCCACAGCAAATGCGCCTCGACGCGGCGCCGTCTGTCGTCCCATGTCCGCGCGTAGCCGGTGAGATCGGTTACCGGAGGCGGATAGGGGTGCTCATCGTAGAATGCCCTTACACCGGCGCCAATGGCAGCGCCGGCGATATGCTCGTCGGACGCTGCCATTGGTACGTAACCAGGTCCATCCACGGTAGGTCGTTACTTCGCCGGTTCCGGTTGCCTCTTTGACGCCGGCGTCGGGTCCGCCTTCGGCCTTGGAGACTGTGCGGCTTTGCCCATGGCCTGCGCCTGCTCCATCACCGAATCGAGGTTGAACGACGCCGGCTTCTGCCGAGGCGGGAAGTTTACGAAGCCCTCGATTTGTTCGGCGATGACCCCCTGCATCAAATACATTTGCGGAGCATGGTCGACCATCCAATCCCAATAGGTGTTGGAATTGAAATCGGCGCGCTCGAACGGATCGCGACGCAGGTTCGTGATGTGCGGCAACCGAAGCTTGACGAACGGCTCGGCCCACTGCGCCATCGTGTTGGCCCGCTGAAGCGCGAGGTTGAACTTATAGTCGCCGACTCTCACCGCGACGACCTCGCCGTCATCGCTGAAGTAGACCAGCGACTTCCTTGGGCTCTCCTTCACCTTGCCGGTGACGTACGGCAGCATGTTGTAGCCATCGAGGTGCACCTTGTAGGTGACATCGCCGACCTTATAGCCCGTCAGCAGCTTCTTGGTGACGTCGTCCGGGTCAGCACCGGCAACGGCCAACAGGGTCGGCAGCATGTCGATGTGCGAGACGATACCGTTGAGCACCGACCCCGCCTTGATCTTGCCCGGCCAGCGGAGGAACGAAGGGACGCGCCAGCCGCCTTCCCAGTTCGAATCCTTTTGGCCGCGATACGGCGTGTTGGCGCCATCCGGCCAAGTGTCGTTCTCTGGCCCGTTGTCGGTCGAGTACATGACAATCGTGTTGTCGGCGATTCCAAGCTCGTCGAGCTTGTCGAGAATTTCGCCGATCTGCTCGTCATGGACGACCATGCGGTCGCTGTATGGATCCTGCCCACTCTTGCCGAGGTTCTTCTCGGCGACGTGGGTCCGGAAGTGCATCGCGGTGGAGTTGTACCAGAGGAAGAATGGCTGGTCGGCTTTGACCTGCTCTTCCATCCAGGCGATCGCGCGCGCAGTAATCTCCTCGTCGACCGTTTCCATCCGCTTCTTGGTCAGCGGTCCGGTATCGACGATCGTTTGCTTGCCGACCCGGCCGAAACGCTCATCGATCGTGGGATCGTCCTTGTCGGTCGCCTTGCAATCCAGCACGCCGCGCGGGCCGAACTGCGCGAAGAAGGCAGGGTCCTTCGGATAATCCGGAAGTTCGGGCTCTTCCTCGGCGTTGAGGTGGTAGAGGTTGCCGAAGAACGTGTCGAAGCCGTGCACCGTCGGCAGATATTCGTTGCGGTCGCCCAGGTGGTTCTTGCCGAATTGGCCCGTTGCATAGCCCAGCGGCTTCAGCAGTTCCGCGATCGTCGGATCTTCCTTCTGCAGGCCGACGTTGGCTCCTGGCATTCCGACTTTCGTCAGTCCGGTGCGAATGGGGTTCTGGCCGCAGATGAAGCAGGCTCTGCCCGCCGTGCAGCTTTGCTGCGAATAGTAATCGGTGAAGGTAACGCCTTCTTCGGCGATCCGGTCGATGTTCGGCGTGCGATAGCCCATCGCACCACGGCTGAAGTGGCTGACGTTCCATATACCGATATCGTCGCCCCAGAGGATAAGGATATTGGGTTTCTTCGCAGACATGTGTTTCTCCGTTTCGCGCAGGCGCCGGAGCTGCCGAACCACGCGAATCCGCATTCAGCCCAAGCGTCGGGGCGGAGCTAGGCGAGCGTTCCGACCGCAAACATCGGTCAAAGTCCCTACGTTGGCAAAGGAAGCTAGCTACGAACGCGCCGAGCGGACGAACGGCGAAACCCGCAGGGACGATGGCGGCCGACGGCTTTATTCTACCCTCGTCCAAGTCTGCGACTTGCAGCCGATGCGCGCAAAAAGGCATCCGCGGGCCACGACGGTGTTCTGGTCCTTGACGGTCCCGGTTCCGGTAAAGACCTTGTTGAGATCGGGGACGAAGACCTTTCCCTTCCAGACTTTCGGGCTAACCTCATGGAACTCCCGGAACAGCTCCGTGCCTACCAATTTAGGCGTCCCACCGCGGGCCGAATCCGCCTTGGCCTTTTCGTTCGCCCATACGACCGTTCCGCAACGACTTTTGCCGCAGCGATGAATACGGACATGGACGCTGTTCGAGGGGTTGCGCAGAACCAGGTCCTGGGCGCTCGCCTGGGAAAAGGCCGCAGGGGAACAGGCGAAGCACGCCGTAACGGCGGCAAACTGCACGAATATCGTGAAATGGCGCATCGTTCCCCCTGTCTCGCACACCCAGAGGGCTGCGTGCCGCCTGGAGTCATTAGCCCGTCTGCGTCCCGCAGTTGCCGTAGCTCGGGCGATGACTAGGTTGGTCAGTGGCCCGCCAACATAGGGGTAATGACGGAGTTGAGCGCCGCCGCAGCTGGGTCCGCGCGCGCATGGGACTGGTGCACCCGCCATGAATGGTGGGCACTCAGGTCATTGGGAAGTTTCTGTCTCGCTACGTCACTGATGTCGGCAATTAGCTAATCGAGGCATTTAGTGGACCGTGGCGGTAGGAGACGCCGCCGCCATCAGCGCCGACGCCTCTACTGTTCTTACGGGTTATTAGGACTTATGGCCGCTGTGCTCCGCATGGCCCTTGTGCATCTTGGCCATCATTTCTTCGCAGCACTTGTGGCAGTCCGCCATTTCCTTCTCGCTCATCCTCATGTGCCCCATCTGCTGGTGCTGTGCATGAGCATGGGGTGGCGGAGTAGTGGTAGCCGCTGGTGCGGGCTGGGCGGCTGCGACAGCCGCTGCAATCAACATCATCATGGTTGTTCTCCTGAGTTCGCGTGTCTGTGTCGAAGCTCAGGCTAGCTTGGGAGGTGGCGTGGCAATCTCCAGCAATATGCCATGCAATGTCTGCGCGGGCACCGGTGAAACGAGCTGATGATCCTTGAAGTGCGTCTCATCTCTCGCCAGCTCCTGCGCAGGCAATGTCGATCCGCACACCATTGAGCACGTTGCCAAGCCATCATTGTGTCGATGGCCGTTCGATTGCGCCGGGCATTGTCCCGTGGGAGTTCCGGCCATCATGGTATGAAGATGGGCGACAGGCGCAGATGCCGCAGCGGGCTGCATGCCAACTGGCATCAGCAACACCGCTAGGAGCACCAGCAGTCTACCAAGGATGCTCATTGGCTCTATCTACGCCTCACGGGCAATGGTCACAATCACTTCCGTCCGAGTGGGCCGAGGATATTGTAGACGATTGCGAGTACCGCGCCCGAGAGTCCTCCGAAGAGGAAGGACCAGCACAAACCTGGCGCTAACGCCGCGTCGGAACTGATCTCGGCAGGCGTGAACAGGCGGATGTAAGCGTGTGTTGGGCTAGAGAAGGGAACGAGTGTTCCCAACCAACAAAGGGCGAACACGACCGCTGCTGTGATTGCACCAGTAAGTGCGAGACGCAGGACATCTAGCCTGTGCGTGGTGATCGACTGAGTAGCCATCATCTTGCTCCTTCAGTTGGCAACCTTACGCGTCGACAGGGCGGCTGGTTTGCCTTCCAGCCCACCAATGATGGGGCAGTCCGGACGGTCATCGCCGTGGCAACTTGCCGCGAGGTGCTGGAGCGACCGCCGCATCTCATGAAGCAGCAGTTCTTTCCGCTTGAGTTCCGCAACCCGAGCGAGAGCCAAAGCCTTAACATCCGCGCTCGCCCGGCTGCGGTCCTGCCACAGCTCCAAAAGCCGTTGGATTTCCTCCACAGCGAACCCGAGGTCACGAGCGCGGCCAATGAACCGCAACGTGTGCAGGTCCCGCTCGTCATAGTCGCGATAACCGGAGTCTCGCCTAGCCGCGGCCGGGATGAGACCAATCTTTTCATAGTGGCGGATCATGCGTTCGCTGATGCCGCTCGCGGCTGACGCCTCACCGATCTTCATAGCCGCACGCCATTGAGCCGCAGCGAGTTCCCAACCACGCTAACCGAGCTCAGCGCCATCGCAGCCCCCGCGATGATGGGCGATAGGAGTATGCCGAACCAAGGGTAGAGGATGCCCGCTGCGATGGGCACGCCGGCCGCATTGTAGACGAACGACAGGAACAGGTTCTCGCGGATGTTGCGCATTACCGCTCGACTCAATCGACGCGCGCGAACGATGCCAGTTAGGTCTCCTCTTACCAGCGTCACCGCCGCGCTTTCCATCGCCACGTCAGTTCCGGTTCCCATGGCGATCCCCACGTCTGCTGCGGCGAGCGCGGGCGCATCGTTGATGCCGTCACCAGCCATGGCCACGCGACGTCCCTCGCGACGGAGTTG
This portion of the Sphingomonas limnosediminicola genome encodes:
- a CDS encoding RcnB family protein, with product MKEFFLLGVALLAVPSLASAQRVHRSSTTVHRSGTTVHRSTTTVKRTGHGHANYHRPVAGHPVYHPGNWNRAVVHGGVYHYPHGYSYHRWTVGRPLARVFLTPAYYYAGYAALGLMAPPPNYQWIRYGPDLMLVNLATGNVVDIRYGVFG
- a CDS encoding sulfotransferase — translated: MPTTVGGPRGISTVMLQPREPEQPRPTPDRDSRPVELGASNNGRACERIAGLPPLACIVGAPRCGTTTYARWLRRRPEVCFSKIKEPHFFTLADLRDASDAEVPTMLMELYVDRFFPHREAATELLAEGSVSYLYAPERLRPMLKVWPNAKFIIALRDPFAMLPSVHQRLLFQGDEVVKDFASAWRLQKARREGRSIPRSCIDARQLQYLEVARLGEHVRRMFATVGRENCHVILFDDLQNDPTSTYLELLEFLGLEDDGFRDFSVNRPSRSFRYGWLQRLLKRPTFLTKNALAGQSFKYRFAAAPAKPSSLIERALTRARRKLLKWNQRVVKTHNLPPELQEEIRELLSDDVQGLAKLIGRDLSHWLGGKSDDGLSKMTPEISRRASSAA
- a CDS encoding alanine-zipper protein, whose translation is MRKSNIAYRNVLLASVLAVGGLSLSACATEDYVNKQVATVNARVDQTDSRLGALEGRVNEVSQKADGAMSAAQQAGSAAQQAGSAAQAASADAARANGRLDKVEAEVAHLEHHHAHKTWRDVSQRKSHSKKAHSKKSHSKKAAKKG
- a CDS encoding class I SAM-dependent methyltransferase; translated protein: MAASDEHIAGAAIGAGVRAFYDEHPYPPPVTDLTGYARTWDDRRRRVEAHLLWPGEPYRDDRTILIAGCGTSQAAKHALRWPRARVTGIDFSQSSIDATAKLKRKHSIHNLELQQLSIELVGELGRSFDHIVCTGVLHHLPDPATGLRALADALQPDGALQLMLYAPYGRTGIYMLQDYCRRLGIGTGVADLRDLAESLNALPPDHPLVPLLGKVPDFRTPAGLADALLNPQDRAYSVPQVFELLRSADLEFARWANQAPYLPTCGAMVRSPHRPRIMRLPAEERYAALELFRGSMIRHSLVAYRRDRKRDRQVVFEGESWLDYVPIRLPRTIMVEERLPPNAAAVLINQGHTFTDIYFPIEAPQREIFERIDGVKAIGDIATNEAERQTARILFEQLWHYDQVVFDTSALRAARARRSSRGM
- a CDS encoding arylsulfatase — encoded protein: MSAKKPNILILWGDDIGIWNVSHFSRGAMGYRTPNIDRIAEEGVTFTDYYSQQSCTAGRACFICGQNPIRTGLTKVGMPGANVGLQKEDPTIAELLKPLGYATGQFGKNHLGDRNEYLPTVHGFDTFFGNLYHLNAEEEPELPDYPKDPAFFAQFGPRGVLDCKATDKDDPTIDERFGRVGKQTIVDTGPLTKKRMETVDEEITARAIAWMEEQVKADQPFFLWYNSTAMHFRTHVAEKNLGKSGQDPYSDRMVVHDEQIGEILDKLDELGIADNTIVMYSTDNGPENDTWPDGANTPYRGQKDSNWEGGWRVPSFLRWPGKIKAGSVLNGIVSHIDMLPTLLAVAGADPDDVTKKLLTGYKVGDVTYKVHLDGYNMLPYVTGKVKESPRKSLVYFSDDGEVVAVRVGDYKFNLALQRANTMAQWAEPFVKLRLPHITNLRRDPFERADFNSNTYWDWMVDHAPQMYLMQGVIAEQIEGFVNFPPRQKPASFNLDSVMEQAQAMGKAAQSPRPKADPTPASKRQPEPAK
- a CDS encoding DUF2147 domain-containing protein; the protein is MRHFTIFVQFAAVTACFACSPAAFSQASAQDLVLRNPSNSVHVRIHRCGKSRCGTVVWANEKAKADSARGGTPKLVGTELFREFHEVSPKVWKGKVFVPDLNKVFTGTGTVKDQNTVVARGCLFARIGCKSQTWTRVE
- the cueR gene encoding Cu(I)-responsive transcriptional regulator, which gives rise to MKIGEASAASGISERMIRHYEKIGLIPAAARRDSGYRDYDERDLHTLRFIGRARDLGFAVEEIQRLLELWQDRSRASADVKALALARVAELKRKELLLHEMRRSLQHLAASCHGDDRPDCPIIGGLEGKPAALSTRKVAN